ACATTAACATAGTTTCCTGGTTGTGGGAACAAACAGCATACAACAGCTATGAAACAGTTGAAATTTATTTCCTCATGATTTGGAGGTTAAGGAAAAAGTCAGCAGGATGATGTTTTCTCCAAGAAGACTGAGGTATTTGGGTGGCTTCTCCCTCTGACTGATTTTGGCTCTATTtctaaagactctagtaatctagaTTAAAGTCCAAGCTGATTGAATTAGGCCATATctcaactgaagtaacatcttgagaTACCATTTACAAGGGGAGCACACCCACCAAAATGTGAACCaggaccaagaacatgtccaaactagaTTACAACAATTCAATCCACATCAATTGGTTTGTAGTTAATATTATAGGAATctattatcttatttttcacacaGCAACTGTTATTTACATGTTGCACTCCAAAAAACACACATAAGGCTAGATTTTCAGACTGTTTATGGATTGTCAACTCCACATCCAGCCATCAGTCACAGGTTGTTCTTTCTCTACAATGTGACACTAAGGAAATGTTTTTGTCCATTCATATATGAATTGGGTAATTCTGAGCCAGGTCAGTTACATCTCATGTACAGTAACATTAGGAATTAATTATTACATTAGGAATCTTGGTCTCATCCTTGGTTGCATCCTGGGTCTTTAATCCTTAAAACTTTTTGGTGCCTTTCTTGATGAATGGGCATGCTATGCATGTTACAGCAACCATTTTCTTCTACTGACCTTTCATGATATTGCACAGGTGAAAGTCTCTCACTGAAAGACTATTGAATTGTAAGTATTTGAAACTGATGGTATGAGGAAATTTCAGTACATTTGAGAAAAACTTAGTTTTCCCCAGATCAGGGATCACTGCCCTCACCTGCTTCTGGTATCtgatattttaggtttttaataaaaatctgtAGCCTTGAGAATATGCAAAAAAGAGTACCAGCCTCTTCTATAGTCAGTAACTGCTACATCAAAATTATTGATATTATTCTTTGATAAGAATCAGGGAATTATAGTGGAAAGTATGAAGACTCTTGGCAACCAGGGAAAAAGCTAGGGTACAGTTAAGTTAtgaagagagtgagagaaagggaTAGGGTAAATCTTGAATGAGAGAAGGATGAATTTAAACCTGTTATGTTACAATTTTGCTAACATTAGCCTATGGAACTGCTCTGACCTGTATTTTCCTTAAAGTTTCAGGATCTTAGGGTTTCCTGAGGACTGAAAGAATATCAATCTGtgaaaatgagaaatttcaaatgCTTGCAACTTTGAATATTAGATAGAGGAGATCAAAGGGATCAAGTTATGATGAGGTGAAACTAATTTCTTGACAAAGGAGAAactgaggagaaaaaagaaaagggtcttgtccaaagtcacagaaTTAACAGCAGAGCCTGAGTTTCCAATTTCTTGAACCTTGCACAGCTCCTGATACTTTTATTGGTGGCACCAAACTCAGACAGATAATATAGTAACTGGAAACATAACAGGCTCCTTGTTGGAAAACCATGCACCTTTGGTTTGTATCCTCAAGAACCAAACACATACCTATCACTCATAAGTTTTTTCTAGGTAGGTGAATGGATGGATTTTGTACTGAATTAAGTCATCCTTCACCTTTTTGAGTTCTCTGTTCATCCTAaattttctttgactttcattcagtgtagaaaatgtttaaacattttgCCTTAGCACTTATCCTGCCTctgaaaaaaatttgttttggtttttccaCTTTCAATTCCTGCCTCTATTTCCAATCAACACTTGAGTCACctttaagtaaaacaaaaaatgaatctATCTTGTTCTGTGTGTCTTTCAGAAATAATCAgttatatttctttcagtttgtaaAGTTAAAGATCATTGAAATTCTTTCAAGGTGTAAGATTCTTTCAGCAAGGAGATGGTAAGGTGGGTAGTAATTcttaaaaagatatttgcatattATCTTTCCTTTCACCATTCTTCTATCTTGATCATTTACCTGtgatgaaatttttcattttattgaggttttctcccaattaattttcaaaaaccaGCTTTTACATCCTTGTTCCTCAGACTGTAGATCAAAGGGTTCAACGTGGGATTGATAATAGCGTAGAATACAGATGCCCACTTGTCTTGGTCCAGACTGTAGCTGGATGTTGGTCTCAGATACATAAACATGACTGTGCCATAGAAGAGGGTGACGCCAGTGAGGTGAGACCCACAGGTGGAGAAAGCCTTAATGCGACCTTCAGCTGACTGCATTCTGATGATGGTGATAAGGATTAAGGCATAGGAAATGAAGAGGATAAGGATGGTGCTGAATTCAATGAACCCACACAGACTAAAGAGTAAGATCTCACTGATGTAGGTGTCTGAATAAGAGAGGGCCAAGAGTGGTGGGATTTCACAGAAGAAGTGGTTGATGATATTGGAACCAAAATAACAGAGGCTAAAGGTGAGGGAAGTATGTGCTACCAAACTCACCAGACCGATCATGTAAGAGCCAAGCATGAGGGCCAAGCAGATCCACTTGGACATAAGAGTGTTGTAATGGAGGGGTTGACAGATAGCCACAAAATGGTCATATGCCATGGCTGCCAGGATATAGCACTCAGCATCTATGAAACTTACAAAGAAAGCAAACTGGGCAATACAGCTGGAGAAGGAGATGACTTTGCACTTACTTAGGAAGTCAGCCAACATCCTGGGGACAATGGCCGAAGAGTAGCCCAGATCTACAAAGGAGAGGttgcagagaaagaaatacatgggTGTGTGAAGCTGCATGTCTGTTATGATCAGGATTATCATTCCAACATTCCCCACCACGCTGACCAGGTAGACCACCAGGAAAACCACAAAGAAGAGGATCTGCAGCTGAGGGTCCTGAATAATGCCCATAAAAATGAACTCAGTCACACCAAGTGGTTTCCTTTATccatctcttctgttttctggttGTAGTTAAGTTCCTTGTCACTGTAAATGTTCAACTAAAGATAAACAATAATTAACCAGAGATGTTGTAATAACTATATGATTCTAAGCAAATGAAGGCTTTATTTGGGGTGAATTTTAAAATCCCTGCCAGTAAAAAGATTCTGTGATCAATAGGGTGATTCAAATGACTTTGGTGAAAGTGGTAGTCACAGATTTTCTCCACATGcccattaaaaataaagttattagcTTCTTAGGGATGGAAAGTTATGATTTTATAGTCTTCTTGGTGCTGTGAGGTCATTTCTCACATGGCAACAGATGCTTGACCTGGTCTCTGAAATTACCCATTTTATTAATTAGTAAAGAAGAGTAGTTTATAGCATTCATTACTTCtttataaaacaaagcaaatatgAATTCAGATAATACTTAAATGTTAACTCTCATTTCAGGTAGGTATAGAGGGTAAATGCAAAATGAATCTCAAAGTTTAACACATTACACATCATATACAGAAAATGAAGTACTTGTAGTAGAGGGTGAGAAATATATCAAAAGgataataatctttttttaaaagtaagttatactttaaaaaaaagtataacttTTTTTATAGAGCACTAATTATGtgccagactttttttttttcatggacaggcactgggaatcgaacccatgtttCCAACATGAGAGGGGAAAACTCTgtctgttgagccactgtggcccaccctgtgctAGACTTTTATTGAGTGTTTTACAGTCACACAGTTTCATCCTCACAACAGTGAAGCAAGTGTCattgttatttccatttcatatgtgaaaaataaataagtagaggCTAAATATTAAGTAACCACCAAAGTCAATAGCCAATAAACAACAGTGCTGGGTCTGCTAGACTCTAGAACCCACTACACTTTATTGTGTTCCATGTAGATGTGATTTTATGGTggttaattctttatttttgtacctgtcttttctttcctgctttggctaTCAGATGCTTGAATATGGAACCAGTTCTCTaggtttccttgatttttgcaAGCACTCAGTGGTCACACATGAGGCATAGTTAGTCTGAAGACACAGTTGTGTTTTGGGAAAACTTAGTTGCCTAACCAATAGGCCTTTGCATAGATCAGCTGAGAGATAAGGTTAAAGGATtgcaagagagaagagagaaagagttttcCATTGCTGTGGTCACATGGGAACATGTATTTCTTAAGTCTCTCTTCCCTCTTAAGATTAGCTGGTCCCACTGCAATATTTGTAAGAGGGAAATGgggaaacataatttttaaatgagtagTAACTCTTATCTAAGATTGAAGGGAGAAGTTAGATTGTAATTGCTTTAAATTGTTTGCTACCACTTACAAGAAAGTGGAGAAGCATTTTATATGTCTTCTACAGAAATATGGCCATTCAGGATAAGATACTTTAAGTCCTAGAGTGAGCCCTGATctttcaaatttacatggaatgtAATCAACTATAACAAAGAAGGgaatctaataaataaataatatcatatATTGGTCCAAGAGCttatcatttaaacatttttatagttattCCTGTTCAATTCATTATCAATGCTATGAATAGGTATATCATGTCAAACAGGaaacagagaatgaaaagacaaactagaTCTCAAGATAAAGCATATTTCTATTAAAGAACTGATTATTCAACTTTGAATAATAAGAAAACTAATAGCCTAATGAGAATGGCCAAAGATTTGAACACTTAACCAGAAAAGATACATGTGTgacaaataagtacatgaaaagacacAACACCATTAGTTATTAAGGAAATTCACATTAAAACCACATTTGCCACTACACATTTATTAGAATGACTAGATTTTTAAAAGGGTGATATATCAAGTATTGACAAGGAATCTGATGGACTGGGACTTCCCTCATTGTTTGGTGGGAATCTAGAATCACTCTGGACCATGCTTTGGCCGTTTCTTATAAAATCAAACATGCAATTGTCCACCCTATGATCCAACCACACTCTTAGACCcagtcaaaagaaaagaaagcaatgtCCATATAAAAACTCATATACAAATATTCCTAGCAACATAGATAGCCACATGTTTGGCTACTTTTTAGTAAGCCCAAACTAAAATAAGACCAAATTCTCATCCATATGTGACTgtgtaaacaaactgtggcatttccATAAAAGGAAGTACTACTcagcaattaaaaatgaattttgataGATGCATCATGATGGATGTgtgatgaatctcaaaacaattaCGCTGAATGAAAAAAGCCTTATATAAAAGTATATCCATGATATAATTCCATTCATAAAGATTTAGGAAATGCAAGTTagcagagagtgagagaaagcacACCAGTCTTTGCCTGGGGAGGGGCTGTGTGAAGGGGAATAACTGAAAGCGATTACAAAGAGGCATGAGAAAATTTGGTGGGGTGGTGAATAAGCTCACTACTTTGAGGTGATGATTTCATGGATGTTttcatatgtcaaaacttatcagaTCGTGTAGTTTAAATATATGCAATTTATTGCATGTTCATTATACCTAAGAAAAGCtgctaaataataaaaataacaaattactgGCCCCTTCCAGTTCAGCTCATTCTCACTTCATGCGAATGCATATATCATTTCACAGGTAAGGTTGTGGAGGAAAAAAAGGCATCAGACTAAGAGGACTTACATTGTCATGCAATAAATTAGTTGCAGAATCAGGCACTGAACCTGGGACTACTAGTTTCCCACACTGTGCTCTGTGGATTTCTTTCCCCCACCCACTGTCTTGCAAAAGAATGTGAAAATGACACATCAGggaggaaataggaaaaaaaattgtcttgCAGTTGTCTGctttctattttcatattttagagggaaagaaaataatCCTATCATTAAACTTAGGACAGTTCACCCAAACTTATCATTTAATAGATGAGCAAACAAACCCACATATCAATATTGAAAATGTAGGGAGCAGTGAGAGAAGTGTGAGATGCCTGGTACAAACAcagccccaggagccaggacCCTACTTCACAACTGAACTGGGTATATGCTGGCCAAGTCACTTCACTCACCTGGAAAACAGgattataaaataattctctTCTCCCTTACTGATTCCAGGTGCTGGTTAAGTGAGGTAGTGCATGATAAGGTTCTTTGTCAATCATGAAATATCCTTCTCTCTACTCTCTTATTGTGAACAGACTAATCAAGGCTGTAAGGCTTATCTTTGGTGATTTCCAGCATGTTACTTACCTTCTGGAGTCTCAGTTTCTTACATTTTAAATAGAGttaataattttactttaataaatttatgcaaaaattatttagaatatgCACAAATtagttagaatatatatatatatatgaagtgcTGAATTCAGTGACTGCATGTGCTAAGCGCTTAGTGCTCCTGGCCATTGCATGTCAGTGTAGATGTTCTGATGCAGTAGATGGTGTGTGCTGTCATATCTTCTAACTAAAAGAGGTGTCATGATTTTGCCACGGAAGTATCATGGTCATCTACAACTTGTAGGAAAGATGTGGTTTGATTTCTACAACTCTCTTGTTACATAATAATACGAGTAGAGAAGAGACTATAATATTCAAAACCAGGGCTTgacaaaagaaaatgttcacaATTTCCTGCTTAATATCATGCAGCAAAAATTCAGCTCATCTATCTGACTATTGAAAAGATGATAGAAGCAAATAAGAAAATTTCAATGAACTCAAATATTTAATAGAAGGCCAACAAAGGTATTGTCCTGCAGAAATAAACACAGGTCCAATGCATTCCAGATTTCTATGATCAACTGCTTTTGCATGGTTATAGGAAATAATACAAGGGTAAGAGTTTGCAGCTCTAGGCTCCAGTAGTTTGTATCACTAACACATTGTGGTGATGGTGATTTGGTGCGCTGCATGTAGCTGCCTCAACTGTGACATGTATGGGATGGAAAATACAGATTCCCTGGCTCTATAGAAACCACAAATATTTGCATTCTCTGAATCCAAACTTATTCTAGCATTCCTAAAAGCCAAACCCATGTCTTAGGTATccttttgaaatgtaaaaatggCATGGACATGGCACCAAGAAGAAATCACACTCAAAGAAGTATGGGTGTTGTGATTTGCCTTCTCCAAAGGTcacatctttttctctttttctctcaaataCTGACTTTTGATGTGCCCTCTTTTATACCTGTTGGTGagaggttgaatttctcctccTCTCTAGATTGGGTATCCTGAATAAATATCCTAAGAAAAATCGAAAGATGGCAAAATGCTATTGTAGTTGTCTCTGAGATACTCGCTCATCCAACCCTTACTCCTGTGTGGAAGGTATTTACATCTCAGAGTCGCATTCAATCCCCAAAATAAATATGATGAAATGCTTTTCTGCTTTCACAGGAGACTCAAAGCTTTGATTATCTGCCATCCCCTGAAGAATTGTACTCTTTTCTTTTGATCTTAATgataaaagaagaaagcacaaggaaaatattttcaaatacttcAGTTGAGATGACCAACTCACTCAtaaattacagaacaatcatattCGACCTTGTCTGAGCACATAATTTGGCAGTCAGGGTAAGGCAATTGGCATCTCTTGAGACCTTTTATTCCCTAGTGATTCTGTGGGGCACCTTCACATAAGTGATTCAATTGAATCTTCTAAGTATAATTATATCACCTCTGGTTTCCGATGAAATGAGTTAGTTTCTGATTTACAGAtaaagagagtgagaaagaatTAATTATCTTTCCCATGTCCACACAGGTTAATTTTATACTTCTAAAAATTACAAAGTTCTctctttttgtgtgtattttttcttatttttttaatgcatggttTGCTCAATTGCAGTCACACCTTACACAGGTCAAAGaaagtaatttataataaaataatatgcattttaataaCTAATTGATTAGGCAGGACTGCTTGCACAGGTATGCAAAATCTCCACAAACGTGACTGTTAAAAATGCAAACTGATAACAGATGTGTTATCTGTATAACCAATCTTAAACATTTTCATTCATGATATCAGTTACAAAATGCTGAACAGTTCTTGCCAAAACTGAAccaattttttcccttcagttaTCGAGGAGCTGCATATGTGGCAAGTTCATTAtacaaaaaaatccatgaaaaatgCACTATGCTTATATGTAAACTGTGTTTACATATAAAATGAAGGTAGAGTCAAAGCTCAGATAATCCTTTCAAGTCTATATATAACCAGAAGAACACTTGACAGTCCTGTGGGGTATGGGTAATTCTTTGTGGTTAGAGATTGCATTGCAATTTGCAGGGTTTTTGAACCCTTGTTACAGTTCTCTACTAAATCTTATAGTATACCCTCATCATTTTGACACCCATAAATTTCCATGTCACCACAGGGAAACACTACTCAGTGAGACCTTCTCTTTAAACTCTAGTTTTTTTGATATTGAATAATTTTGCTCAACTTGTTAGACAGTGTTCTCAACAAATGGGCATTATATAATTCACTATTTAGCCACTTCACCTTTCCACTACTAATGCCTCTGATTCAATATTTTCCTAGCAACCAATACCCCCAAAGATACCACCCCTGGCTGCTGAATTAGCCAGTATTTTCTATCCTACCCATTTTAGTACATCAACCATTAATCACTATTGTAGCTTATGTGTTTTCATACATATTTAATGCAAAAGTACATTTTTAAGGAACTTTTTTAGTTATTTATGAGATGCAGAAGCACAAATGGTTAGCAAATCATATCCTGGAATCAGGAAAAACTGTATAGACTGAGTTCTGATCTGTACTAGTTATATGAACATGTTGGTTATTTCTTATCTGTGATGGaaattcttataaaattttttaaaaaaaatatatgtttaggAGTGTACTTGGCAAGTTGTACATGCTCAATTAATATTAGTTGCTATAATTATTCATCCCTA
This is a stretch of genomic DNA from Tamandua tetradactyla isolate mTamTet1 chromosome 4, mTamTet1.pri, whole genome shotgun sequence. It encodes these proteins:
- the LOC143679152 gene encoding olfactory receptor 5AR1-like — its product is MGIIQDPQLQILFFVVFLVVYLVSVVGNVGMIILIITDMQLHTPMYFFLCNLSFVDLGYSSAIVPRMLADFLSKCKVISFSSCIAQFAFFVSFIDAECYILAAMAYDHFVAICQPLHYNTLMSKWICLALMLGSYMIGLVSLVAHTSLTFSLCYFGSNIINHFFCEIPPLLALSYSDTYISEILLFSLCGFIEFSTILILFISYALILITIIRMQSAEGRIKAFSTCGSHLTGVTLFYGTVMFMYLRPTSSYSLDQDKWASVFYAIINPTLNPLIYSLRNKDVKAGF